Genomic DNA from uncultured Acetobacterium sp.:
ATTGCTTCAATTGAGTCTTTTTTATTATCCTCAATCCCAACAATCCCTTTGGTAACACCCAATGTTTTCATCATGATTTTTACACCGGTTACAATTCGATCGCCTTCTTCAAGCATCATACGATGATCCGCTGTCAGATAGGGTTCACATTCGGCCGCATTCAAGATAAAAACATCAATCTTTTTATCTGCTGGCGGAGCCATTTTGACATGTGTTGGGAAAGTTGCTCCACCCATTCCAACAATACCAGCTTCTCTGATAATCTTACGTACTTCATCAGCACTTAAGGTTTGCCAATCACGTTTTAGTGGAAGGCCCTCAACCCATTCATCCTGCCCATCGTTTTCAATTACAATAGCAGTACACGTACCAAAAATCGGATGTGGATACTCTCCAATATCGGTTACCTTACCTGAAATTGATGCGTGTACATTAGCTGATACAAATGCATCTGTCGTCGCAATCAGTTGTCCTTTTTTTACCAAGTCGCCTTTGGCTACTATCGGTGCACAAGGCGCACCAGCATGCTGCTGAACAGGAATGATTGCTTTACCTGGCAGAGGTGCGGTTACAACGGGCTTATCGGCCGTATAACTTTTGCTGTCGTTTGGATGTATTCCTCCGCGAAAACTCTTCATCATATTTATACCTCCCTTTTGTTAATAAATTAATTCTCTATGGATAATCAAAAATACTATGTTAAATTGGAACAGATCTAACTCAATATTTTTGTAATCACCGGTAACATTTTGCTGTTTTTTTTCACAGCTCTATCATATATTTTCACTAAAAAAAGTGACAAAATAAATATGGCTATTCCTCCACCAACTTGCCAGGGAACAACAGGCCAATTAAACTGGGTTGCCACATACCACCCGATTATAGCACCAATACCGGCTGCTAATAGCGGCATAATATAAACCATAAAGGCAGCCTGAAGCATATTCGCCTGGGGTATTTCAAAGGCGACTTTTTGTCCTGGTTTGGCAGAAAGCGGATTTTGAACATCCATAACAATGGCCATGTCGCCTGGACAAGAACCGCAGTTTTCACAATCTCCATGTCGGGCTGCCTTAACTTTGGCCATTTTCCCATCTATTTCTAAAACAATTCCAATTTCTTCTTGTTTCAAACTTTTTACCTCCCAACCGAATGATGATCACCAAAATCATCAACCGAGCTTTGTTACTGCTTCAATCCGTTTTACTTTTTAATTACTGCTCTAAGATAGTTTTTTGACATTTTTTCAGATCATAACATCGTTTTCAGGTGTAACTTTCTGGAAACCAAGACAAAATATTGCAGGTTTGGAACTTGTATATACATCGCCTGTTTTTTATTATACCTGTTAATATTTTAATTGCAATAGTTTTTTGAAATAAAGCTTTATAAAATCTTAAATGTTTCAAATTTAATTCTGTTTTATTTTGGTCACAAGATATGGCTTGTTGTTGCCGATTTTCAATCATCATCAAATTTGATCATTGTATTTTTAATAACAATTCACAAATCATATTCTCTTTTTTTTCAGATTTATTTTACTGATTTTTAAGTGATTTTTACAAATAAACACATCTTCCGTTTTTTGTTCTTAATTGGATAAATTTTACCCTTATCGTTTTTTTCTTTTACTTATTGGCCTTAAAATTCATTGAAATGAATTGCCTGATTAAGATCATCTTTCTCTTTTGATCTTTCGATGCTACCTCAGCTCCTAATATGGGATTATAAATTCAAAAGATCATTTCTTCCTAATATTATATAGGGCTTTCTTCTAACCGCTCTTAATTATACATTTAGGAAAATTAATTACAATAGGAAATCTGGAATTTATACGAGGTTATCTTTTCAAAATTTCAAGGTAAAAATTCACCTTATCGAGGTTTAGCCCTTCGTGGCCTTAACCCTGCTCAATCCACTGCCTGATTGCATTAACGCGGGCTTTTTCTTGATATTTGCGTGTATTTTTTGTTATTGTATATATTTTAACAATACATCTTCGTTCAAATGTTAAAATATATACAATGGCAATTTTTTACTCCCGGTACACTTTTTTACTGTCAGTTTTTAAATAGCAGTTATTTTTGTCTATATAATTTTCGTTTTATTCGTATTTTTTACGACATCTTCCACCTTATTCTCTTTTTTCACGGTTTGTTAAACATCTTTTTATTATTTTTATGCCTGTAAACTCCTTCAAATTCTGCGAATCACCCCTTTTTTCTAATCATTTTTTGATTTTTCGAGTAACAAAAATACCATCACTGAATATCTCAACGATGGTATTTTTTCTCTCAAAACGATTAAATTGCTATTTGATCAAACAAAACGATATCTCTCAGAGCTTTCAGGGTGTTTTTTTTCGGTTTGTGTTACTCTTTATCGATTCCCAAAATACTGATTGAACTCCTGTTTATCACTGGCCCATTCCAAGCCGACATCATAGGTAATTTTTTGATCCCGCACCAGCATCGCTAAATCGGCATTAAGGGTTTTCATGCCATCCCGTCCGCCAGTCTGCATCACCGAGGCCAGTTGATGGGTCTTGTTCTCACGAATCAGGTTCAGTACTGCATCGGTCCCAATCAGTACCTCCAGGGCGGCCATTCGCCCATCACCAGTGGCCAGCGGGAGCAGCTGCTGAGTAATGACTCCTTTCAAGATGCTAGAAAGCTGGGTGCGGATCTGTTGTTGACTATGAGGGGGAAACACATCAATAATCCGGTCAATGGTATTGGCGGCCCCAATGGTATGGAGGGTAGATAACACCAGATGGCCGGTTTCGGCAGCGGTGACGGCGGCCGAAACGGTTTCGTAGTCTCGCATTTCACCGACCAGAATAACATCTGGATCTTCCCGCAGTGAAGATCGCAACGCCGCAGCAAAAGAGCTGGCATCCACCCCGATTTCCCGTTGATGGACAATGCTGCGCTTATGTTCGTGCTTATATTCCACCGGGTCTTCAATCGTTAAAATATGCACCGCCCGGTTGGTGTTGATATAATCGATCATTGAGGCCAAAGTGGTGGACTTCCCGCTGCCGGTGGGGCCGGTAATCAGAATCAATCCCCGGGGCTCACTGGCTAACTTTCTGATTATTGGCGGCAATTTTAAATCTTCAAAACTGGGGATCGTATCATTGAGCAAACGGATGGCGGCGGCATAGCTGCCTTGCTGTTTGTAGATGTTCACCCGCTGGCGCAATCCTTCTGGGGTCACATGGCAAAAATCGAGATCCGTACCAGATTCGAGAATCTGTCGTTCCTCCGGGTTTAACAGGCTGAAAATCAGATTATGGATAATTTGGGGATTATGTTCAAAATCACTTTGATAAAGTTTTCCGTTTTTTCGAAAAACTGGCGGCAATTCACTGGATAAATGAATATCCGAGCAATCATTCCGTCTGCCATAGTTGACCAAATCTAAAAAACTTGTCATGAGCCTGCTCCTTATTCGACATAATATGATAATTTGAGGAATTCTTCCATCGAAGTTATGCCATTGATGGTTAAATTGGATACGCTTTTCCTGAGCGGAATTAGCTTGCCGGTTTCTTCCACATAACTATAAATATCTTCCACCGGCTCTTTCCGGGAAATCATTGTTCGGATGGTCTTATCAATGGCCAGAATTTCATGAATCGCAGTTCGCCCTTTATAGCCGGTGTTATTACACATATGACAGCCCCTGCCGCGATAAAGAGTGGTCAGTCGCGGTTCGCTCAGTAACGCTTTCTCAATTTCTGAAGGAATATAGGCTTCCCGGCAATTGGGACAGATTTTTTTCACCAGCCGCTGAGCGACTACTCCAGTGAGTGAGTTGGCGACCATATAGGGTTCGACACCCATGTCCTGCAAGCGGACCACAGCTGAAACAGCGTCATTGGTATGCAGAGTTGAAAGCACCAGATGGCCGGTGATAGCGGATCGCACGGCAATGGAGGCTGTTTCCGAGTCCCGCGTTTCACCAACCATGATAATATCCGGATCCTGTCTTAAGATTGATCGCAGCCCGGTATCAAAGGTCAGTCCGGCCAGAATATTCACCTGAGTCTGGTTGATTTTAGGCAGATTCCGCTCCACCGGATCTTCAATGGTGGCAATATTGACATTTCGTTGACTGAGCATTTCCAGAATCATATATAACGTGGTGGTTTTACCGCTACCGGTGGGGCCGGTAATATAAACCACGCCGTGAGGACTTTGTAACATCTGGAGGATTTTCTGATAATCTTCGTCATTCATTCCGAATTGACCAGCATGATCCAATGGCACATTCATGCTTAAGAAACGCATCACCATTTTTTCCCCATAAACCGTGGGGATGCTGGAGCTTCGGACATTCATTTCAACACCGTCGATCCGAATCCGAAAATGACCATCCTGGGGGACTCGTCGTTCGGCAATGTCCAAATTTGACAGGATCTTAATTCGGGCAATTAAGGACTGATGGAGGTTATTAGCCAAAGTCAGATAATCGACAATCAGACCATCGACACGTAGTCGAATAATCGTTTCCTTCTCGAAGGGTTCGATATGAATATCACTGGCCCCAGCATTATGGCCTTTTAGCAGCACGGAATTAACCAGGTTGACAATCGGCGCATCACCCACATTGGTGAGAATATCCTCCACAAATGAGAGGCTGCTGCCTTCAACTGTTTTATTAGCAGCCGATGCCGCCTTTCGCGCTTCAATTTCGGTATAGGATTTGCGAATCGCCTCCAAAATCACTTCCCGGGTGGCTAAAACCACGTCGATGCTCATATTGGTAATCAGGCGCAAATCCTCGATGGCATAAAAATCCAGCGGATCATTCATAGCCACCACCAGATGATTGTTTTCTTCGCCAATCGGAATCAGCGTGTATTTAAACGCAATATTTTGGGGAATTTTCCCGGCGGCCTCCAGATCGATGACCGTATCTCGCAAATCAAGCACCAGGACATTCAGTCGTTTGGATAATGCCTCCAGCAATTGAGCCTCTGTTACATAGCCATAGTCAACCAGAATGGCCCCCAGCCGTTTGCTTTTATCAACCTTCTGATAGGCCAGGGCTTCCTGAAGCTGTTCTTCCTTGATAAAACCAGCATTGATGAGAATATCGCCGATCCGAATATTTTTAGTTTCCATTCATTCCCTCTTCCACTAAGATCAATTGTTGTAAAATTTGTTTTTCAAATGCATTAACCGACATTGGTTTTCCAAAATAGTAACCCTGAATAATATCACAGCCTAATGCTCTTAACATTTCGACCTCTGCTGCCGTCTCTATCCCTTCGGCAACAACTGTCATCCCCAGTTTTTTGATCATATTGATAGTGGACTCGACCACAATATGATTCTGTTCAGGATTGAGCTGACTGTTAAAAAAGCCCTGATCCATCTTAATCACATCCAGAGGGAGATTCCCCAATAAATTAATTGAAGAATAGCCAGATCCAAAATCATCCATGGCCATTTTAAAACCATACTTCCGAAAGGCTTCTCCGACCTCAATCATCCGATCCACATCTTCAAAAATACTGGATTCGGTGAGTTCTATTTCCAGACGCCCCCGATTGATCCGATACTGATTGGTAATATTTAGAACACTTTCAATAAAGCTAGTTTGCTTGAGATTTTTTCGGGAAATATTTACCGAAATCGATATTTCCGGGTGTTTTTTATCTTCCCAGCTTTTTAGAATTTTACAAACCTCTTCCAGCATAAACATATCCAACTTTTTAATAAACCCGGTTTGTTCAAAAATGGGAATAAATTCCCCCGGAGAGATTAATCCTTTTTGGGGATGCCGCCAGCGAACCAGCGCTTCGCAGCCGCAATAATCATTGATATGCAGATTGTACTTGGGTTGGAGATACATCTCAAACTCATTGTTTTCCAACGCATCTTCCATTTGATCGATGATTTCTTTTTCATCGCCGATTTTTTTCCGAAAGGCATCGGAATAAAAGAACCAGCGGTTGTTCTCGGCGGTTTTGGCAGCAATTCTGGCCATATTGGCTTTTTCTCTGATTTTTTCCAGATTACCCTTTTTATCTTCAATGATGTATATTCCAAAATGGCAGGAAAGCCGCTCTTTGATGCCAATCGCTTCTCGCTCGATATTTAAAAACCGGACAAATTCTTTGATCCGCCGGGTTATTTTATCTCGGCTATCACAGACGCAAAGAATCGCAAAGTGATCCCCCGATACCCGGGCGTAACTTTCCTGTTTTCCCATCCGCGTCCTTAAAATGCCCACCACCATCTGGAGGACTTCATCACCTTTTTCATGACCGTATTCTTCATTAATAAAACGAAACCGATCAATATCAAAGGTTAACAAGGCACAATCATTCAGATTTTTTGACTCCAGAATTTCGGTAGCTTCCAACTTGAATTTTTGCCAGTTATTTCCCCCGGTGACTTCATCCACATAGGCAATCCGTTCGAGTCGTTTCTTTGACCGATACTGAAAAATAAGAACCACAATAAATAATAAGGTAATTGCGAATAAAGCGGCTGCAATCAACATAAAAGAATACCAGCTGATTTGTTTGGTTTGGGCGCTAACCACCTGGGTAGGGACCACCGTCATCATGTACCAGTCATTAATCGTCAACGACTGGTACATAGTATGGCGTTCCAGACCTGCATAAAGCGCAGAAAAATTCCCATTTTCTCTTAGAGCCATTTTTTGTTTGATCGTTGCCAGATCATCGCCATCTTTCATTTTTCCCAATACCAGCACATCGAACATATTTTCAAACCCGCCCACACTATTCGGATGAAGCGATGAAATGACTTCATCCCCATTAGATTTAACAATATAGGAGTAACCCTGATTAGAAAAACTCCCTACCTCCAGATAGCTTTTCAAATCTTCAGTATTCACCGAAGCCAAAACTAAGCCTACCACCTCATTGCCACGAAAAATAGGGGCGGCATAAACATTGATGGGTTTGTTATCGGTATAATCGTTGATGGTATCAGACACAGCTGCATTGCCTTTAATGGCCTCCTGAAAATAAGCTCGATCACTTACATTTAAGTGCACGCCATCGGTTGTCAGCGCATCCCCATTGGGCAGAGCAATCGCCATCCGTTTATAATGACCCTCAGCAACCTGTAATTTGATCAAACTCAGCATTTGATTTTGATCAAAATTGCCGCTGGCTTCAATGAGTTTACTGGTGGTTTTAAGATTTTCCAGCTCATTAGTCACCTTGGACTCAACCAGATCGGCCCCCCGACTTCCCAACTCTGAAAGATATAAAAAAGTTTGCTCTCTCAGCGCATGATTAATCAGGGATACATAATACCAGCTCAAAACAAAAAAAAGAACAACAGTTAAAATACCAATAAAGCTTGCTTTAATCGTTTTAGACTTTACTTTCATCTGCCATCCTTTCTCGTCACTCTTTTAAATGTGTATAGTTCTTTCATTCTACCAAATAAAAAGAACTTATTCAACGTAATTGAATAAGTTCTTTTGTTAAAAGACAGCTAAATTTAGCGGATTTCTTTAATATCCACCAATTCTATTTCGGCCATGGTCCGGTTGGATTTTAAGCAATCCAGCAAGGCTTGAGCCGTGTCTAAAGAAGTCAGCAGGGCAATGGAGGTTTCCACACATTTTCGTCGCATCCGCACATCATCATGATGAGGCATCCGACCCTTGCTTGAGGTCGAAATCACGTAGTTCAGCTTGCCACTTTCGATCAGATCGCCAATGTTTGGCTTGCTTTCGGCCAGACGGCGAACCACCTTGGTGGGGATATTGTTTTCATTGAGAATCAGCGCCGTTCCCACGGTTCCATAAATGGTAAAGCCCATTTCATGGAATTGTCGACCGATTTCGACAATCGCTTCTTTATCCCGATCTTTAACGGTGAGGAGCACCCCGCCGGAGCGTTCCATACTTCGGCCTGAAGCTACCAGGCCTTTGTAAAGGGCATCGGCAAAGGTTTTTGCCACCCCTAAAACTTCACCAGTGGATTTCATTTCTGGTCCCAGTTGGGTATCGACGTCCTGAAGTTTAGAGAAACTGAATACCGGCACCTTGACGGCGACATAGTCACCTTCCGGATAGAGCCCCGGCTTAAAGCCGAGATCCGCCAGCTTATCGCCAAGCATCATTTTGGTGGCAATATTAACCATCGGAATATCAGTCACCTTGGAAATATAGGGTACGGTTCGAGACGATCGCGGATTCACTTCAATGACATATACTTCATTTTCATAAATAACATATTGAATGTTTACCATCCCGACGATATCCAGCGCCTTGACCAGACGGCCGGTATAGTCAATGATGGTGTCCTTAGTGCGCTGATCCAGGGTTTGCGGCGGATAAACTGAAATGGAATCACCGGAATGGACCCCAGCCCGTTCAATATGTTCCATAATCCCCGGAATCAGGTAGTTTTCACCATCGCTGATCGCATCCACTTCCACTTCTTTTCCCATCAGATATTTATCGATCAGGACCGGGTTTTCCAGTTCCACTGCGGTGATGATATCCATGTATTCCACCACATCTTCACGTTCATATGCAATGATCATGTTCTGGCCACCCAGTACATAAGATGGTCGCAACAATACCGGGAAACCTAAACGTTCGGCTAC
This window encodes:
- a CDS encoding SoxR reducing system RseC family protein gives rise to the protein MKQEEIGIVLEIDGKMAKVKAARHGDCENCGSCPGDMAIVMDVQNPLSAKPGQKVAFEIPQANMLQAAFMVYIMPLLAAGIGAIIGWYVATQFNWPVVPWQVGGGIAIFILSLFLVKIYDRAVKKNSKMLPVITKILS
- a CDS encoding type IV pilus twitching motility protein PilT, whose product is MTSFLDLVNYGRRNDCSDIHLSSELPPVFRKNGKLYQSDFEHNPQIIHNLIFSLLNPEERQILESGTDLDFCHVTPEGLRQRVNIYKQQGSYAAAIRLLNDTIPSFEDLKLPPIIRKLASEPRGLILITGPTGSGKSTTLASMIDYINTNRAVHILTIEDPVEYKHEHKRSIVHQREIGVDASSFAAALRSSLREDPDVILVGEMRDYETVSAAVTAAETGHLVLSTLHTIGAANTIDRIIDVFPPHSQQQIRTQLSSILKGVITQQLLPLATGDGRMAALEVLIGTDAVLNLIRENKTHQLASVMQTGGRDGMKTLNADLAMLVRDQKITYDVGLEWASDKQEFNQYFGNR
- a CDS encoding ATPase, T2SS/T4P/T4SS family, encoding METKNIRIGDILINAGFIKEEQLQEALAYQKVDKSKRLGAILVDYGYVTEAQLLEALSKRLNVLVLDLRDTVIDLEAAGKIPQNIAFKYTLIPIGEENNHLVVAMNDPLDFYAIEDLRLITNMSIDVVLATREVILEAIRKSYTEIEARKAASAANKTVEGSSLSFVEDILTNVGDAPIVNLVNSVLLKGHNAGASDIHIEPFEKETIIRLRVDGLIVDYLTLANNLHQSLIARIKILSNLDIAERRVPQDGHFRIRIDGVEMNVRSSSIPTVYGEKMVMRFLSMNVPLDHAGQFGMNDEDYQKILQMLQSPHGVVYITGPTGSGKTTTLYMILEMLSQRNVNIATIEDPVERNLPKINQTQVNILAGLTFDTGLRSILRQDPDIIMVGETRDSETASIAVRSAITGHLVLSTLHTNDAVSAVVRLQDMGVEPYMVANSLTGVVAQRLVKKICPNCREAYIPSEIEKALLSEPRLTTLYRGRGCHMCNNTGYKGRTAIHEILAIDKTIRTMISRKEPVEDIYSYVEETGKLIPLRKSVSNLTINGITSMEEFLKLSYYVE
- a CDS encoding EAL domain-containing protein, translated to MKVKSKTIKASFIGILTVVLFFVLSWYYVSLINHALREQTFLYLSELGSRGADLVESKVTNELENLKTTSKLIEASGNFDQNQMLSLIKLQVAEGHYKRMAIALPNGDALTTDGVHLNVSDRAYFQEAIKGNAAVSDTINDYTDNKPINVYAAPIFRGNEVVGLVLASVNTEDLKSYLEVGSFSNQGYSYIVKSNGDEVISSLHPNSVGGFENMFDVLVLGKMKDGDDLATIKQKMALRENGNFSALYAGLERHTMYQSLTINDWYMMTVVPTQVVSAQTKQISWYSFMLIAAALFAITLLFIVVLIFQYRSKKRLERIAYVDEVTGGNNWQKFKLEATEILESKNLNDCALLTFDIDRFRFINEEYGHEKGDEVLQMVVGILRTRMGKQESYARVSGDHFAILCVCDSRDKITRRIKEFVRFLNIEREAIGIKERLSCHFGIYIIEDKKGNLEKIREKANMARIAAKTAENNRWFFYSDAFRKKIGDEKEIIDQMEDALENNEFEMYLQPKYNLHINDYCGCEALVRWRHPQKGLISPGEFIPIFEQTGFIKKLDMFMLEEVCKILKSWEDKKHPEISISVNISRKNLKQTSFIESVLNITNQYRINRGRLEIELTESSIFEDVDRMIEVGEAFRKYGFKMAMDDFGSGYSSINLLGNLPLDVIKMDQGFFNSQLNPEQNHIVVESTINMIKKLGMTVVAEGIETAAEVEMLRALGCDIIQGYYFGKPMSVNAFEKQILQQLILVEEGMNGN